A genome region from Bradyrhizobium commune includes the following:
- the aroQ gene encoding type II 3-dehydroquinate dehydratase has protein sequence MKRVMILNGPNLNMLGIREPHIYGTTTLDQVNASCEEAAAKLRLKLAFHQSNHEGVLVDLIQSARQDADAIIINPAGLSFTSVSIMDAIKTFEGPVLEVHISNIHARDEYHRHSKISFVATGVICGLGPFGYIAALHAIAQMK, from the coding sequence ATGAAGCGCGTGATGATCCTCAACGGCCCCAACCTCAACATGCTCGGCATCCGCGAGCCGCATATCTACGGCACCACGACGCTCGACCAGGTCAATGCGAGCTGCGAGGAGGCGGCGGCAAAATTAAGACTCAAGCTCGCCTTCCACCAATCCAACCATGAAGGCGTACTCGTCGATCTGATTCAGTCGGCACGGCAGGATGCCGATGCCATCATCATCAACCCGGCCGGCCTCTCCTTCACCTCGGTCTCGATCATGGACGCGATCAAGACATTCGAAGGCCCGGTGCTGGAGGTCCACATCTCTAACATCCACGCCCGCGACGAATATCACCGGCACTCGAAGATCTCGTTCGTGGCGACCGGTGTGATCTGCGGGCTTGGCCCGTTCGGCTACATCGCGGCACTGCACGCGATCGCGCAGATGAAATGA
- the hemA gene encoding 5-aminolevulinate synthase, which translates to MDYNQFFNSALDRVHTERRYRVFADLERIAGRFPHALWHSPKGKRDIVIWCSNDYLGMGQHPKVVGAMVETATRVGTGAGGTRNIAGTHHPLVQLEAELADLHGKEASLLFTSGYVSNQTGIATIAKLIPNCLILSDELNHNSMIEGIRQSGCERVVFRHNDLADLETLLKAAGPSRPKLIACESLYSMDGDVAPLAKICDLAEKYGAMTYVDEVHAVGMYGPRGGGIAERDGVMHRIDILEGTLAKAFGCLGGYIAANGQIIDAVRSYAPGFIFTTALPPAICSAATAAIKHLKTSSWERERHQDRAARVKAILNAAGLPVMSSDTHIVPLFIGDAEKCKQASDLLLEDHGIYIQPINYPTVAKGTERLRITPSPYHDDGLIDQLAEALLQVWDRLGLPLREKSLAAE; encoded by the coding sequence ATGGATTACAACCAGTTCTTCAATTCCGCGCTCGATCGCGTCCACACCGAGCGGCGCTATCGCGTGTTCGCCGATCTCGAGCGCATCGCCGGCCGGTTCCCGCACGCGCTCTGGCACTCGCCCAAGGGCAAGCGCGACATCGTGATCTGGTGCTCGAACGACTATCTCGGCATGGGCCAGCACCCGAAGGTGGTCGGCGCCATGGTCGAGACTGCAACGCGCGTCGGCACCGGCGCGGGCGGCACGCGTAACATCGCCGGCACACATCATCCGCTGGTGCAGCTCGAGGCCGAGCTTGCCGATCTCCACGGCAAGGAAGCCTCGCTCCTTTTCACGTCCGGCTATGTCTCGAACCAGACCGGGATTGCGACCATCGCTAAGCTGATCCCGAACTGCCTGATCCTGTCGGACGAGCTCAACCACAATTCGATGATCGAGGGCATCCGCCAGTCCGGCTGCGAACGGGTCGTGTTCCGCCACAACGATCTCGCCGATCTCGAAACGCTGCTGAAGGCGGCAGGTCCCAGCCGGCCGAAGCTGATCGCCTGCGAGAGCCTTTACTCGATGGACGGCGACGTCGCCCCGCTCGCGAAAATCTGCGATCTCGCCGAGAAATATGGCGCGATGACCTATGTCGACGAGGTTCATGCCGTCGGCATGTACGGCCCGCGCGGCGGCGGAATCGCCGAGCGTGACGGCGTCATGCACCGGATCGACATCCTCGAAGGCACGCTGGCGAAAGCGTTCGGCTGCCTCGGCGGCTATATCGCGGCCAACGGCCAGATCATCGACGCCGTGCGCTCCTACGCACCGGGCTTCATCTTCACCACCGCGCTGCCGCCGGCGATCTGCTCGGCCGCGACCGCCGCGATCAAGCACCTGAAGACCTCGAGCTGGGAGCGCGAGCGCCACCAGGACCGCGCCGCCCGCGTCAAGGCGATCCTCAATGCCGCCGGCCTCCCGGTGATGTCGAGCGACACCCATATCGTGCCGCTGTTCATCGGCGATGCCGAGAAGTGCAAGCAGGCCTCCGACCTCCTGCTCGAAGATCACGGCATCTACATCCAGCCGATCAACTATCCCACCGTCGCCAAGGGCACCGAGCGCCTGCGCATCACGCCCTCGCCCTATCACGACGACGGCCTGATCGATCAGCTCGCCGAAGCGCTGCTGCAAGTGTGGGACCGCCTCGGCCTGCCGCTCCGCGAAAAGTCGCTGGCGGCGGAGTAG
- a CDS encoding PAS domain-containing hybrid sensor histidine kinase/response regulator: MLHDWGVIAAAFGYIGFLFLVASHGDRRSPVGPGRASGLIYPLSLAIYCTSWTFFGSVGFATRTSTDFLAIYVGPILMIGLGAGVLRRVIQLAKAHNITSIADFIGARYGKSQAVAATVALIAIIGSVPYIALQLKAVASSLETILSEDQAFSHIPILGDMALMVTLAMAAFAVLFGTRQTDATEHQHGLMLAVATESIIKLIAFLTAGIFVTFWMFSPHELIERAMKTPEAVRAIDYSPSIGNFLTMTLLSLCAIMLLPRQFHVSVVENSSDAEVSRARWLFPLYLIAINVFVIPIALAGLVSFPFGAVDPDMYVLALPMEGGAGLLSVAVFVGGLSAATAMVIVECVALSIMVSNDLVVPLVLQRRPEGRTGATDFGDFLLRSRRLAIFAIMVMAYFYYRALGNTQLAAIGLLSFAAIAQLAPSFFGGLLWRRATARGAIGGMLVGFAVWLYTLFMPSFMDSSTAGILLLQHGPFGIEALRPQALFGADLPPLMHGVVWSLSLNILTYVLLSLARQPSSIELVQADLFVPNTLAPIAPNFRRWRTTITVQDIQTTVAQYLGPDRARHSFEAFSARRNMRLELSAPADFELLQHAEHLIASSIGAASSRLVMSLLLRKRTVSAKAALKLLDDSHAALHFNREILQTALNHVRQGIAVFDADLQLICSNRQFGDLLNVPPHFIQFGTPLREILEFMGVSNPDDPAEREAMLERRLAAYTTDSEPYLERLPERHMVIEILTNRMPGGGFVITFTDVTPTFEAAEALERANATLEKRVRDRTEELTRLNSELAQAKSSAEDASISKTRFLAAASHDILQPLNAARLYVTSLVERQHNGEETRLVENIDESLQAIEEILGALLDISRLDAGAMATSISSFKMADLMRSLEIEFAPIARAKGLDLTFVPCSLPVESDRLLLRRLLQNLISNAIKYTPRGRVLVGCRRRGASLKICVYDTGVGIPAVKRGEIFKEFHRLEQGARIARGLGLGLSIVERLARVLNHGIAIDANASGGSVFSVTVPTAKAVTLTAAVTSATPLARTPISGALIVCIENDAAILDGMRTLLKAWDAEVIAVADPEGAIAAIEAAGRRVTGLLVDYHLDRGNGIAAIRDIRRRFGDTIPAILITADRSPAVQLAAREEKIAVLNKPVKPASLRALLGQWRTQQMVAAE, from the coding sequence ATGCTGCACGACTGGGGCGTGATCGCCGCCGCCTTCGGCTATATCGGCTTCCTGTTCCTGGTGGCGAGCCATGGCGACCGGCGCTCGCCGGTCGGCCCCGGCCGCGCGTCCGGGCTGATTTATCCGCTGTCGCTGGCGATCTACTGTACCTCCTGGACCTTCTTCGGCTCGGTCGGCTTTGCCACCCGCACCTCGACCGACTTCCTCGCGATCTATGTCGGCCCGATCCTGATGATCGGCCTCGGCGCCGGCGTGCTCCGCCGCGTGATCCAGCTCGCCAAGGCCCACAACATCACATCGATCGCCGACTTCATCGGCGCGCGCTACGGCAAGAGCCAGGCGGTGGCAGCGACCGTGGCGCTGATCGCGATCATCGGATCGGTGCCCTACATCGCGCTCCAGCTCAAGGCGGTGGCGTCCTCGCTCGAAACCATCCTGAGCGAGGACCAGGCCTTCTCCCACATCCCGATCCTCGGCGACATGGCGCTGATGGTGACGCTGGCGATGGCCGCCTTCGCTGTGCTGTTCGGCACGCGGCAGACCGATGCGACCGAGCACCAGCACGGCCTGATGCTGGCGGTTGCGACCGAATCCATCATCAAGCTGATCGCGTTCCTCACCGCCGGCATCTTCGTCACCTTCTGGATGTTCTCGCCGCACGAGTTGATCGAGCGCGCCATGAAGACGCCGGAGGCGGTGCGCGCCATCGACTATTCGCCGTCGATCGGCAACTTCCTGACCATGACGCTGCTGTCGCTGTGCGCGATCATGCTGCTGCCGCGCCAGTTCCACGTCAGCGTGGTGGAGAATTCCTCGGATGCCGAGGTCAGCCGCGCGCGCTGGCTGTTCCCGCTCTATCTCATCGCCATCAATGTGTTCGTGATCCCGATCGCGCTCGCCGGGCTCGTCAGCTTCCCGTTCGGCGCGGTCGATCCCGACATGTACGTGCTGGCGCTGCCGATGGAGGGCGGCGCGGGCCTTCTCAGCGTCGCCGTCTTCGTCGGCGGCCTGTCGGCGGCAACCGCGATGGTGATCGTCGAATGCGTCGCGCTCTCCATCATGGTCTCGAACGACCTCGTGGTGCCGCTGGTGCTGCAACGACGGCCTGAAGGCCGCACCGGGGCCACCGATTTCGGCGATTTCCTGCTGCGCTCGCGGCGGCTTGCGATCTTCGCCATCATGGTGATGGCCTACTTCTACTATCGCGCGCTCGGCAACACCCAGCTTGCCGCGATCGGCCTGCTCTCCTTTGCCGCCATCGCGCAGCTCGCGCCCAGCTTCTTCGGCGGGTTGTTGTGGCGGCGGGCCACCGCGCGCGGCGCAATCGGCGGCATGCTGGTCGGCTTCGCGGTGTGGCTCTACACGCTGTTCATGCCGAGCTTCATGGACTCCTCGACCGCAGGCATCCTGCTGCTGCAACACGGGCCGTTCGGCATCGAGGCGTTGCGGCCGCAGGCCCTGTTCGGCGCCGATCTGCCGCCGCTGATGCATGGCGTGGTCTGGTCGCTCTCGCTCAACATCCTCACCTATGTGCTGCTGTCGCTGGCGCGGCAGCCCTCGTCCATCGAGCTCGTGCAGGCCGATCTGTTCGTGCCCAACACGCTCGCCCCGATCGCCCCGAACTTCCGCCGCTGGCGCACCACCATCACGGTGCAGGACATCCAGACCACGGTGGCGCAATATCTCGGCCCCGACCGCGCCCGGCATTCCTTCGAGGCGTTCTCCGCGCGACGCAATATGCGGCTGGAGCTGTCGGCCCCTGCCGATTTCGAGCTGTTGCAGCATGCCGAGCACCTGATCGCCTCCTCGATCGGCGCCGCATCCTCGCGCCTCGTGATGTCGCTCCTGCTGCGCAAGCGGACCGTTTCCGCCAAGGCGGCGCTCAAGCTGCTCGACGATTCCCATGCGGCGCTGCATTTCAACCGCGAGATCCTCCAGACCGCGCTCAACCATGTGCGCCAGGGCATCGCGGTGTTCGACGCCGACCTGCAACTGATCTGCTCCAACCGGCAGTTCGGCGATCTCCTCAACGTTCCCCCGCATTTCATCCAGTTCGGCACGCCGTTGCGCGAGATCCTGGAATTCATGGGCGTGAGCAATCCCGACGATCCGGCCGAGCGCGAAGCGATGCTGGAGCGGCGGCTCGCGGCCTACACCACCGACAGCGAGCCGTATCTGGAACGCCTGCCGGAACGCCACATGGTGATCGAGATCCTGACCAACCGCATGCCCGGGGGCGGCTTCGTCATCACCTTCACCGACGTCACGCCCACCTTCGAGGCCGCCGAGGCGCTGGAGCGCGCCAATGCGACGCTCGAGAAGCGCGTGCGCGACCGCACCGAGGAGCTGACCCGGCTGAACTCGGAGCTGGCACAGGCCAAGAGCTCGGCGGAGGACGCCAGCATCTCCAAGACGCGCTTCCTCGCGGCCGCCAGCCACGACATTCTCCAGCCGCTCAACGCCGCCCGGCTCTATGTCACGAGCCTGGTCGAGCGCCAGCACAATGGCGAGGAGACGCGGCTGGTCGAGAACATCGACGAATCGCTGCAAGCCATCGAGGAAATCCTCGGTGCGCTGCTCGACATCTCCCGGCTCGATGCCGGCGCGATGGCGACCTCAATCTCGAGCTTCAAGATGGCCGATCTGATGCGCTCGCTGGAGATCGAGTTCGCGCCGATCGCGCGCGCCAAGGGCCTCGACCTCACCTTCGTGCCCTGCTCGCTGCCGGTCGAGTCGGACCGGCTGCTGCTGCGACGGCTGCTCCAGAACCTGATCTCGAACGCGATCAAATACACCCCGCGCGGCCGCGTGCTGGTCGGCTGCCGCCGCCGCGGCGCTTCGCTCAAGATCTGCGTCTACGACACCGGCGTCGGCATCCCCGCGGTCAAGCGCGGCGAGATCTTCAAGGAATTCCACCGCCTCGAGCAGGGCGCGCGGATCGCGCGCGGCCTGGGGCTCGGGCTCTCGATCGTCGAGCGGCTGGCACGCGTGCTCAATCACGGCATCGCCATCGACGCCAACGCGAGCGGCGGCTCGGTATTTTCCGTGACCGTGCCGACGGCGAAGGCGGTGACGCTCACTGCCGCCGTGACCAGCGCGACGCCGCTGGCGCGCACGCCGATCTCGGGCGCGTTGATCGTCTGCATCGAGAACGACGCCGCGATCCTCGACGGCATGCGCACGCTGCTGAAGGCCTGGGATGCCGAGGTGATCGCGGTCGCCGATCCCGAAGGCGCGATCGCCGCGATCGAGGCCGCCGGCCGCCGCGTCACCGGCCTGCTCGTCGACTATCACCTCGACCGCGGCAACGGCATCGCCGCGATCCGCGACATCCGCCGCCGCTTCGGCGACACCATCCCTGCGATCCTGATCACCGCCGACCGCAGCCCCGCCGTGCAGCTCGCCGCGCGCGAGGAGAAGATCGCTGTGCTCAACAAGCCGGTAAAGCCGGCCTCGCTGCGCGCCCTGCTCGGGCAATGGCGCACGCAGCAGATGGTGGCGGCGGAGTAG
- a CDS encoding response regulator, which translates to MNAPSTHLIIADDHPLFRDALRQAVAGVLSTAKIDEAGSFEDLTKLLEQTSDVDLILLDLSMPGISGFSGLIYLRAQYPAIPVVIVSASDDSATIRRSLDFGASGFIPKRFGVETLRDAILKIMEGDVWVPADTDLSAAADPDMTRLRDRLVTLTPQQVRVLMMLSEGLLNKQIAYELGVSEATIKAHVSAILQKLGVESRTQAVIAAAKIAGGQWKQGTPTG; encoded by the coding sequence ATGAACGCTCCCTCCACCCATCTCATCATTGCCGATGATCATCCGCTGTTCCGCGATGCGCTGCGGCAGGCGGTGGCGGGCGTCCTGAGCACGGCGAAGATCGACGAGGCCGGATCGTTCGAGGATCTGACGAAACTGCTGGAGCAGACCTCCGACGTCGACCTGATCCTGCTTGACCTCTCGATGCCCGGCATCTCCGGCTTTTCCGGCCTGATCTATCTGCGCGCGCAATATCCGGCGATCCCGGTCGTCATCGTCTCGGCCTCCGACGACAGCGCCACGATCCGCCGCTCGCTCGATTTCGGCGCCTCCGGCTTCATCCCGAAGCGGTTCGGCGTCGAGACGCTGCGCGACGCCATCCTCAAGATCATGGAGGGTGACGTCTGGGTTCCTGCCGACACCGACCTGTCGGCTGCCGCCGATCCCGACATGACCCGCCTGCGTGACCGCCTGGTGACGCTGACGCCGCAGCAGGTGCGGGTGTTGATGATGTTGTCGGAGGGACTGCTGAACAAGCAGATCGCCTACGAGCTCGGCGTTTCCGAGGCGACCATCAAGGCCCATGTCTCGGCGATCCTGCAAAAGCTCGGCGTCGAGAGCCGGACCCAGGCCGTGATCGCGGCCGCGAAGATCGCCGGCGGCCAGTGGAAGCAGGGCACGCCGACGGGGTAG